The sequence GGTGCCCACGTCGTTGCCCTGGCGGTAGCCCTGGGTCGGGTCGTGCGCCTCCAGCGCCTTGACCACGAGCTCGCGCAGGCCCACGCGCTGCGGGTCGTAGACCACCTCGACCACCTCGGCGTGGTTGGTCTTTCCCGAGCACACTTCGTAGTACGTCGGGTTGGGCGTAACCCCGCCGGCATAGCCCGCCGAGGTGGCCTCGACGCCCGCGGTGTTCCAGTACATCTTTTCCACGCCCCAGAAGCAGCCGATACCCACGATGAGGGACTTCTGCCCGTCCTTCCACGGCCCGGTGATGGGGGTGCCCAGCACCGCGTGCGGGCGGGGATCGATGACCGGTGTCGCCCGGCCCGGCAGCGCGTCGTCGGCCGAAACCAGCGCGGGGGCGGTGCCGAAAAGGAAACCCATGATCCTCCTTTGAACAAAGCTGTCTAGTCGATACGGGAAGAATACGACGAGGACAGTCGACGTGGCAACGAATTTTTCCAACGTCCCCGTTGCGGAATTGCCAGACGTGTTTACTATGGGCGGCGTACCTCAACGAAAGGATAGATAGACATGGCTGTATACGAACTTCCTGACCTGCCGTACTCATACGACGCTCTGGAGCCGCACATCTCCGCGGAGATCATGGAGCTGCACCACGACAAGCACCACAACACCTACGTGAAGGGTGCGAACGCGGCTCTCGAGGCTCTCGAGGAGGAGCGCAACGGCGAGGCTAACCCGGACAAGCTGCGCGCACTGTCGAAGAACCTGTCCTTCAACCTGGGTGGCCACACCAACCACTCCATCTTCTGGAAGAACATGTCCCCGAACGGTGGCGGCCAGCCGACCGGCGAGCTCGCCGAGGCCATCGAGCGCGACTTCGGTTCCTTCGAGAAGTTCCAGGCTCACTTCGCGGGCGTTGCCACCTCCCTGCAGGGCTCCGGCTGGGCCGTCCTCGGCTGGGACCACATCGCGGGCCGCCTCATTATCGAGCAGCTCACCGACCAGGCCGGTAACACCTCCATCGACCTGACCCCGGTCCTCATGCTCGATATGTGGGAGCACGCTTACTACCTGCAGTACAAGAACGTGAAGGGCGACTACGTCAAGGCCTTCTGGAACGTCGTGAACTGGGACGACGTTGCAGAGCGCTTCGCCAAGGCTTCCGCTCACTAAAAAGCCGCGGCGAGGATGACTCGCTCCCCACGGTTCGACCGGCTTTCCCTTTTTAAGGGGAGGCCGGTCTTTTTATATGCCCCGCCTTATTAAACTGAGTAGGCGTGAATAAGCTGCGCGAATTCTCCCCGCGGGTGTGGCACCGCCGCGCCAGCAAGCCGGTCAGCGTGTGGATGCTGGTCTTCCTCGTCGCGGGCCTGCTCCACGTCTTCATCCCCAACTCGCGGTGGGTACTGGTCCACCTGTTCACCCTCGGCGTGGTGACCAACAGCGTGGTGCTGTGGTCGCAGCATTTGGCGGAGAAATTCACCCAGACGCGAGCGCCGGATTCCGCCCGGCCGGTCCAGTTGCGGCGGATTTATATTCTCAACGGCGGCATCGTGGTGACGGTATGCGGGCAGTTGCTGGGGTTTGCGCCGCTTACCCAACTCGGCGCGCTCATCGTGGCGGCCATGGTGGCCTGGCACGGGGTGTCGCTGTGGCAGCACTGGCGCACGGTTGCAGCAGCAAAACGCTTTCGCGTCATCGTGTTGGGCTACGTCGGTTCCGCGGCGTGCCTGCCCGTGGGGGCGTTTTTGGGCGGGTGCTTGGCGATGCTCCCCCGCGACCCCCTCTACACCCGCTTACTGTTCGCCCACATTGCGGCCAACGTCGCGGGCTTTGTGGGGCTGGCGGCGGCCGCGAGCCTCACCGTTTTGTTCCCGGGAATTTGGCGCACCCGGGGTTCTTTCCACCGCATGCACGCCACCCTGGCGCTTCTGGGCGTCGGCGTGGTCGTCGCCGCGGTAGGTGCGCTGAGCGGGTGGTACGCCCTTTCGGCCGCGGGCCTGGCCGTCTATGCGGCGGGCTGGCTGTGGAGCGCGCAGCAGTGGGTCGGCCACGTTGGCGACGTCCTGCGCGACCCGCGCGACCGGGTGAACTTCTCGTCCGTCTCGGTGCTCGCGGCGGTGGCGTGGCTTTCGCTCACCGTGGTCTACTTCGCGGTGCAGCTCGCGCTCGTCGGGGAGGCTGCCCAGCTGCCCACCCTACCGCTGGTCATCGGTTTCGCCGCCCAGCTGCTCATTGGCGTGATGAGTTATCTTCTGCCCACCACGATGGGCGGCGGGCCCGGCGCGGTGCGCGCGGGGCTGTACGAAAATTGGCGGCTCGGCCTGCTGCGCTCCACGCTGCTCAATGGCGGGCTGGTGCTGTGGATGACCGCCACGACGTCGTGGTTCGCGGTCGCCGCGGCGGTCGTATGCATCGCGCCGCTGGCGGTCTACCCCATCCTGCAGGCCCGGGCTGTGAAAGCGCAGAAACCCGTGCTGATGCGCAAGACCACCGGGCCGGCGGCCCAGACCCAGACGCCGTGGTGGCAGGTGGGCGTCGGCGTGGGCACCCTCGCGCTTATGGCTCTGGTGTTCCGAGCGTTCTAATCCCCGGCGCGCCGCGGTCCATCCACTCGCGGATCGCCCGGGTCGCCCGGGCGTCGTCGGCGTTGTACTGCAAAAGCGCCCGCCGCATCGCGTCGTCGCCGCGCACCGCGATCCGGCGTGCGCGCACCGATTCCTCACCGTCGAAGTCGCCCTGCGCCCAGGTGAACCCGGCCTCGGGCGCGACCACCTTGAGCCCGATCCCGCGCGGCCCGGCGAACTCGCGCCGCACGTAGCGGAAGACGTCGACCCACTCGTCGGAGGCGATGAACTC is a genomic window of Corynebacterium massiliense DSM 45435 containing:
- the msrA gene encoding peptide-methionine (S)-S-oxide reductase MsrA, with product MGFLFGTAPALVSADDALPGRATPVIDPRPHAVLGTPITGPWKDGQKSLIVGIGCFWGVEKMYWNTAGVEATSAGYAGGVTPNPTYYEVCSGKTNHAEVVEVVYDPQRVGLRELVVKALEAHDPTQGYRQGNDVGTQYRSAFYPRTGEDKEVIDKLVAAYADRLGDAGFGKTTTEVKLLSDTDAGEYYLAEDEHQQYLYKNPFGYCPHHSTGVKCG
- a CDS encoding superoxide dismutase, with translation MAVYELPDLPYSYDALEPHISAEIMELHHDKHHNTYVKGANAALEALEEERNGEANPDKLRALSKNLSFNLGGHTNHSIFWKNMSPNGGGQPTGELAEAIERDFGSFEKFQAHFAGVATSLQGSGWAVLGWDHIAGRLIIEQLTDQAGNTSIDLTPVLMLDMWEHAYYLQYKNVKGDYVKAFWNVVNWDDVAERFAKASAH